Proteins from a genomic interval of Magnetovibrio sp. PR-2:
- the ubiB gene encoding 2-polyprenylphenol 6-hydroxylase, with protein sequence MESLRHILRLLSIARTLARHDALFILEELKLTPGVVFFAKLVSSRKAPGRPGERLARAFQDMGPSFIKVGQMLSTRSDLLGEEVAADLSKLQDKLPPFSGELAKQAIEGEFGQPINDLFVSFDEDAIAAASIAQVHFAVTKPTAEKPGEEVAVKVLRPGIEKAFQGDLELFFWGARLLERTRPEMRRLKPVESVQTLARSVEMEMDLRFEAAAADEMRENFEGNTDVFIPRIDWLRTGQRVMCQERVHGIPYGDIEAIKAQGHDTLEILRKTAEAFFIQAFRDGFFHGDMHPGNLFVLPDGAIAIVDFGIMGRLDRPTRIHLAELLMGFLGRNYRRAAEVHFEAGWIPADQPVDEFTQACRSIAEPILDKPQNEISIARLLGQLFQITETFNMETQPQLLLLQKTMLVAEGTGRRLAPDANMWLIARPLIEAWMRANLGPEARIKDAAEQGLDALKRLPKIVHGLEHALSQFDAHGLRLHPDTVDQMRGRGRRRERMTGPLILLLAIAVAALGFAAL encoded by the coding sequence TTGGAATCACTGCGTCATATTCTTCGTCTCTTGTCTATCGCGCGCACCTTGGCGCGCCACGATGCTTTGTTCATTTTGGAAGAACTCAAGCTCACCCCCGGCGTGGTGTTTTTCGCCAAACTGGTTTCCAGCCGCAAAGCCCCTGGCCGTCCGGGTGAACGCTTGGCCCGTGCGTTTCAAGACATGGGCCCAAGCTTCATCAAAGTCGGCCAAATGCTGTCGACCCGCTCGGACCTTTTGGGCGAAGAGGTGGCAGCCGACCTCTCCAAGCTGCAAGACAAGCTGCCGCCCTTTTCCGGCGAACTTGCAAAGCAAGCTATTGAAGGCGAATTCGGTCAGCCTATCAACGACTTGTTTGTCAGCTTTGACGAAGATGCCATAGCGGCTGCGTCCATCGCACAAGTTCATTTTGCGGTGACAAAACCCACCGCCGAAAAGCCCGGTGAAGAAGTTGCCGTCAAGGTGTTGCGCCCCGGCATCGAAAAGGCCTTCCAAGGCGATTTGGAACTGTTTTTTTGGGGCGCGCGCCTGTTGGAACGCACCCGCCCTGAAATGCGCCGCTTAAAACCTGTGGAATCCGTGCAAACCCTAGCCCGCTCGGTCGAAATGGAGATGGATTTGCGTTTCGAAGCCGCTGCGGCTGATGAAATGCGCGAAAACTTCGAAGGCAACACAGACGTCTTTATCCCCCGCATCGATTGGCTGCGCACCGGACAGCGCGTCATGTGCCAAGAGCGTGTTCACGGCATCCCCTACGGTGACATCGAGGCCATCAAAGCCCAAGGGCACGATACCCTCGAAATTCTGCGCAAAACGGCGGAAGCATTTTTTATTCAAGCGTTTCGCGACGGTTTTTTCCATGGCGACATGCACCCGGGCAACCTGTTTGTGCTGCCCGACGGCGCCATCGCCATTGTCGATTTTGGCATTATGGGCCGCTTGGACCGTCCCACCCGCATTCACTTGGCCGAATTGCTGATGGGCTTTTTAGGGCGCAATTATCGCCGGGCCGCCGAAGTCCATTTCGAAGCGGGTTGGATCCCTGCAGACCAGCCTGTCGACGAGTTTACGCAGGCCTGCCGTTCCATCGCTGAACCTATTTTGGACAAACCGCAAAACGAAATTTCCATCGCGCGCCTGCTGGGACAGCTGTTTCAAATCACCGAGACCTTCAACATGGAAACCCAGCCGCAATTGTTATTGCTGCAAAAAACCATGTTGGTGGCCGAAGGAACTGGACGGCGCTTGGCCCCTGACGCCAATATGTGGCTGATTGCACGCCCGCTGATCGAGGCTTGGATGCGCGCCAACCTCGGCCCCGAAGCACGTATCAAAGACGCTGCCGAACAGGGTTTAGACGCCCTCAAGCGCCTGCCAAAAATTGTACATGGCCTTGAACATGCTTTGAGCCAATTCGATGCCCATGGTTTGCGCCTGCACCCCGATACCGTCGATCAAATGCGTGGGCGCGGACGGCGGCGTGAACGTATGACGGGACCACTGATCTTATTACTAGCCATTGCTGTTGCAGCCCTCGGATTTGCTGCGCTTTAA
- the ubiE gene encoding bifunctional demethylmenaquinone methyltransferase/2-methoxy-6-polyprenyl-1,4-benzoquinol methylase UbiE: MSDTNTHEQPQTEAGETTHFGFKTVRAEEKADMVRGVFDSVASKYDIMNDLMSMGVHRLWKNRLIEKLRPHAGQKLLDVGGGTGDIAFKYMNKGGDDVTVYDINDEMLAVGRDRAIDKGLLSGIQFQQGNAEELPYEDATFDAYTIAFCIRNVTHIDRALSEARRVLKPGGHFLCLEFSTVQVPGLSHIYDTYSFSLLPKIGEIVADDRESYQYLAESIRRFPNQETFKSMIEDAGLDVVSYENLTGGIACIHSAWRT; encoded by the coding sequence ATGAGCGATACAAACACACACGAACAGCCACAAACCGAAGCTGGGGAAACCACCCACTTCGGCTTCAAAACCGTGCGCGCGGAAGAAAAAGCCGACATGGTGCGCGGCGTGTTCGATTCCGTAGCGTCTAAATACGACATCATGAACGATCTCATGAGCATGGGTGTCCATCGCCTGTGGAAGAACCGTTTGATCGAAAAGCTACGCCCGCATGCGGGACAAAAGCTGTTAGACGTCGGCGGCGGCACCGGAGACATTGCCTTTAAATATATGAACAAAGGCGGGGACGATGTCACGGTTTACGACATCAACGATGAAATGCTGGCCGTCGGACGCGATCGCGCCATCGACAAGGGACTGCTGTCGGGCATCCAGTTCCAACAAGGCAACGCCGAAGAGCTGCCTTACGAAGACGCCACGTTCGACGCCTACACCATTGCCTTTTGCATCCGCAACGTCACCCATATCGACCGCGCCCTGTCAGAGGCGCGCCGGGTCTTAAAGCCGGGCGGACATTTTTTATGCCTGGAATTTTCCACGGTCCAGGTGCCGGGCCTTTCACACATTTACGACACCTATTCCTTTTCCTTGCTGCCGAAAATCGGTGAAATCGTCGCTGATGACCGGGAGTCTTATCAATATTTGGCCGAATCCATCCGCCGCTTCCCCAATCAAGAGACGTTTAAGTCCATGATTGAAGACGCTGGCCTGGATGTGGTGAGTTATGAAAACCTCACCGGCGGCATTGCCTGCATTCACAGCGCCTGGCGCACATAA
- the mutM gene encoding bifunctional DNA-formamidopyrimidine glycosylase/DNA-(apurinic or apyrimidinic site) lyase gives MPELPEVETVKRGLAPVMEGAGFVRVEVRRPDLRRPFPKNMVKRLEGTEILKVGRRSKYLLVDTSRDETLIWHLGMSGRVRIYAPGDDMPKPGKHDHVEFELTNGSVIVFTDPRRFGLMDLCGSENLQDHPLIKVIGPEPIGNSFSGPVLAERLKGKTQGIKQAIMDARVVCGVGNIYASESLFRAGLSPKRKAGTVQGGRAEKLVRAIKNVLDEAIHAGGSTLRDHRTTDGELGYFQHNFAVYDREGQACPGCDCDISKTKGIQRLEQGGRSTYYCPRKQR, from the coding sequence ATGCCCGAACTTCCTGAAGTCGAAACCGTGAAAAGAGGCCTCGCCCCCGTGATGGAGGGGGCTGGTTTCGTGCGTGTTGAGGTGCGCCGGCCCGATCTGCGCCGGCCCTTCCCCAAAAACATGGTCAAACGGCTGGAAGGCACAGAAATCTTGAAAGTTGGCCGTCGCTCGAAATATCTACTAGTCGATACAAGCCGCGATGAAACGCTCATTTGGCATTTGGGCATGAGTGGGCGAGTCCGGATCTATGCGCCGGGTGACGACATGCCCAAACCCGGCAAGCACGACCACGTTGAATTTGAACTGACTAATGGGTCAGTCATAGTTTTTACGGATCCCAGACGCTTCGGACTGATGGATTTGTGCGGGTCAGAGAACCTTCAGGATCATCCGCTGATTAAGGTCATCGGACCTGAGCCTATCGGAAATTCATTTTCGGGCCCGGTCTTGGCGGAGAGGCTTAAGGGTAAAACACAAGGCATTAAACAAGCCATCATGGATGCGCGGGTGGTGTGCGGTGTCGGCAATATATATGCGTCGGAAAGTTTGTTTCGCGCAGGCCTGTCGCCCAAACGCAAGGCAGGCACGGTTCAAGGTGGGCGCGCGGAAAAACTGGTGCGTGCAATTAAAAACGTTCTGGATGAAGCTATTCATGCAGGCGGGTCGACTTTGCGCGACCATCGTACCACGGACGGAGAACTGGGCTATTTCCAGCACAATTTTGCGGTTTACGACCGTGAAGGCCAAGCGTGTCCGGGCTGTGATTGTGATATTTCCAAGACAAAAGGCATTCAACGCTTGGAACAAGGGGGGCGGTCCACTTATTATTGTCCGCGCAAACAACGTTGA
- a CDS encoding enoyl-CoA hydratase: protein MDAVVDMSEYQTILTDIEGQVGLITFNRPEALNALNSQMITEMGHALDAFEANDDIHVIVLTGSEKAFAAGADIKEMADKSFNDAYMGDFISGPWDRLSTCYKPVIAAVSGFALGGGCEMAMMCDLIIASDTAKFGQPEITLGIVPGIGGTQRLTRAVGKAKAMDMVLTGRMMDVEEAERAGLVARIVPKDDLMTQAMEMAAKIATFSRSTVKMAKESVNRAFESTLNEGVRYERRLFHSCFATFDQKEGMNAFIEKRKPKFENR, encoded by the coding sequence ATGGATGCTGTTGTTGATATGAGCGAATACCAAACCATCCTTACCGATATTGAAGGCCAAGTGGGCCTGATCACGTTTAACCGGCCCGAGGCCCTGAACGCGCTGAATTCACAGATGATTACGGAAATGGGCCATGCCCTGGACGCGTTTGAAGCGAACGATGATATTCACGTGATTGTTCTGACGGGCTCTGAAAAGGCGTTCGCTGCGGGTGCTGATATTAAAGAGATGGCGGATAAATCCTTTAACGACGCTTATATGGGTGACTTTATCTCTGGTCCTTGGGATCGCTTGTCGACCTGTTATAAGCCCGTCATTGCTGCCGTGTCCGGCTTCGCGTTGGGTGGCGGGTGTGAAATGGCGATGATGTGCGATTTGATCATTGCGTCCGACACGGCCAAATTTGGCCAGCCGGAAATTACCCTGGGTATTGTGCCGGGTATTGGCGGCACGCAACGCCTGACCCGCGCCGTGGGCAAGGCCAAAGCCATGGATATGGTGCTGACGGGCCGCATGATGGACGTGGAAGAAGCCGAGCGCGCCGGTCTGGTGGCGCGCATTGTGCCGAAAGATGATTTGATGACCCAAGCCATGGAAATGGCGGCCAAAATTGCGACGTTCTCACGCTCGACCGTCAAGATGGCAAAAGAATCCGTGAACCGTGCCTTTGAAAGCACCCTGAACGAAGGGGTGCGCTATGAACGACGCTTGTTCCACTCGTGCTTCGCTACGTTTGATCAAAAAGAGGGCATGAATGCCTTTATTGAAAAGCGCAAACCAAAGTTTGAAAACCGCTAG
- the rpsT gene encoding 30S ribosomal protein S20 — MANHKSAKKRIRQTARRTDVNGARRSSIRTAIKKVEAAIIAGDKETAASALKAAEPEMMRGAQLGVFHKNTMSRKVSRLSASIKALG; from the coding sequence ATGGCTAATCACAAGTCCGCTAAAAAGCGTATCCGTCAGACCGCCCGTCGCACCGATGTGAACGGCGCGCGTCGCTCCAGCATTCGCACCGCCATCAAAAAGGTGGAAGCCGCGATCATCGCTGGTGACAAAGAAACTGCTGCTTCCGCATTGAAGGCTGCTGAGCCCGAAATGATGCGCGGCGCGCAACTGGGTGTGTTCCACAAGAACACCATGTCCCGCAAAGTTTCGCGTTTGTCGGCAAGCATCAAAGCTTTGGGCTAA
- the dnaA gene encoding chromosomal replication initiator protein DnaA, which yields MNGANVDAHVAEQWDDVLTSLRGEVGEAAFQSWLKPMTVREIIDGQVRISVPTRFMKDWVQAHYADRLGELWSTLNAAIKEVDVFVQAEYGQDDAKKAAKAAAEREDAAAENTNPALTQLAQSPKGSPHVPTTRPAAPAAGSANEGSLDISAPLDPRYTFDNFVVGKPNEFAYAAAKRVAESPNAQFNPLFLYGGVGLGKTHLMHAIAWHIREQDPARTVIYMSAEKFMYRFIRALREQNTVDFKDQFRNVDVLMIDDVQFISGKDSTQEEFFHTFNALVDQGRQIVISADKSPSDLEGMEDRLKSRLNCGLVADIHATTYELRLGILQTKSERMGVDVPSKVMEFLAHKITSNVRELEGALNRVAAHASLVGRDISLETAQDVLHDLIRAHDRRVTIEEIQKKVAAHFNIRTSDMHSARRARSVARPRQVAMYLAKQLTSRSLPEIGRKFGGRDHTTVMHAVKKVEELRERDATFAEDVELLRRMLEG from the coding sequence ATGAACGGCGCAAATGTTGACGCCCATGTGGCCGAACAATGGGACGATGTCCTAACCAGCCTGCGCGGTGAAGTGGGTGAAGCCGCTTTCCAAAGCTGGCTGAAGCCCATGACCGTGCGCGAAATAATCGACGGTCAGGTGCGCATTTCCGTACCGACCCGTTTTATGAAGGACTGGGTGCAGGCACACTACGCCGACCGTCTGGGTGAGCTGTGGAGCACGCTGAACGCCGCGATCAAAGAGGTCGATGTGTTCGTTCAAGCGGAATACGGCCAAGACGATGCAAAAAAAGCGGCAAAAGCTGCCGCAGAGCGGGAAGACGCGGCCGCCGAAAACACCAACCCTGCACTGACGCAATTGGCACAAAGCCCCAAAGGCTCGCCTCATGTGCCCACAACGCGCCCGGCGGCTCCGGCTGCGGGTTCAGCGAACGAGGGCAGCTTGGACATTTCCGCGCCGCTCGATCCGCGCTACACCTTTGACAACTTCGTCGTGGGCAAACCCAACGAATTTGCGTACGCGGCCGCCAAGCGCGTTGCCGAAAGCCCCAACGCACAGTTCAACCCGCTGTTTTTGTACGGCGGTGTTGGCTTGGGCAAAACCCACTTGATGCACGCCATCGCCTGGCACATCCGCGAACAAGACCCGGCGCGCACGGTGATCTACATGTCAGCGGAAAAATTCATGTACCGCTTCATTCGGGCACTGCGCGAACAAAACACCGTAGATTTCAAAGATCAGTTCCGCAATGTGGACGTTTTGATGATTGACGACGTGCAATTCATTTCCGGCAAGGACTCGACCCAAGAAGAGTTTTTCCACACCTTCAACGCGCTGGTGGACCAAGGTCGCCAGATCGTGATTTCGGCGGATAAATCCCCGTCCGATTTGGAAGGCATGGAAGACCGTCTGAAGTCTCGTCTAAACTGCGGTTTGGTGGCCGACATTCACGCCACCACCTATGAATTGCGCTTGGGCATTTTGCAAACCAAGTCCGAACGCATGGGTGTTGATGTGCCCTCCAAAGTCATGGAGTTTTTGGCGCACAAAATTACCTCCAACGTGCGTGAGCTCGAAGGCGCTTTGAACCGCGTTGCGGCGCATGCCTCTTTGGTCGGTCGCGACATCTCGTTGGAAACCGCGCAAGACGTTTTGCACGATTTGATCCGGGCACACGATCGCCGGGTGACCATCGAAGAAATCCAGAAAAAAGTCGCGGCGCACTTCAACATCCGCACGTCGGACATGCACTCGGCCCGTCGCGCCCGCTCCGTCGCCCGCCCGCGCCAAGTCGCCATGTATCTGGCCAAGCAACTCACCAGCCGTTCGTTGCCTGAGATTGGGCGCAAGTTCGGTGGTCGCGATCACACGACCGTGATGCACGCGGTGAAAAAAGTCGAAGAGCTACGCGAACGCGACGCCACCTTCGCCGAAGACGTAGAGTTGCTGCGGCGTATGTTGGAAGGCTAA